Proteins from a genomic interval of Candidatus Binataceae bacterium:
- a CDS encoding class I SAM-dependent methyltransferase, with translation MGRAPGITLRQMNSFAGKHLLALVRGGDYAHAGEEEAIELAFSAVPKHPRQSILDVGCGRGGTIAFLRRNGWGQIAAGIDRDGDSIEYARANYPGIQFEACDVLEVSRALARRFDVIYMLNAFYAFDAQCEALAALRQVAQVGARLVIFDYSDRGGLARDPLVVNAGTIVPHPIETSRIPDDLAAAGWKLDSAEEVNEQYRRWYGDLLSRIERKGAEIVALGGEDAFAYMIAVYGGMLRKIEGGLLGGVLLNAFAV, from the coding sequence ATGGGTCGGGCGCCCGGCATCACCCTGCGCCAGATGAACTCGTTTGCCGGCAAGCACCTGCTCGCGCTGGTACGCGGGGGCGACTATGCGCACGCGGGTGAGGAAGAAGCGATCGAGCTGGCGTTCAGCGCGGTCCCTAAACATCCCCGGCAATCAATTCTTGATGTCGGATGCGGCCGCGGTGGAACCATCGCTTTCTTGCGGCGCAACGGATGGGGTCAAATCGCCGCGGGAATCGATCGGGACGGCGATTCCATAGAATACGCGCGAGCCAACTACCCGGGCATCCAATTCGAGGCGTGCGATGTCCTGGAGGTTTCCCGCGCGCTCGCCCGCCGCTTCGACGTCATCTATATGCTGAACGCGTTCTATGCCTTCGACGCGCAGTGCGAGGCGCTCGCGGCACTGAGACAAGTTGCCCAAGTGGGCGCGCGTCTGGTTATCTTCGACTACTCTGATCGCGGTGGACTGGCGCGGGATCCGCTGGTGGTAAATGCCGGGACGATCGTTCCGCATCCGATCGAGACGTCGCGAATCCCGGACGACCTCGCCGCCGCCGGATGGAAACTCGATTCCGCCGAGGAGGTGAACGAACAATACCGGCGCTGGTATGGGGACCTGCTTTCGCGAATCGAGCGCAAGGGCGCCGAAATCGTCGCGCTCGGGGGGGAAGATGCCTTCGCCTATATGATCGCGGTATATGGCGGAATGCTCCGCAAGATCGAGGGCGGCCTGTTGGGCGGGGTGCTGCTTAATGCGTTCGCGGTATGA
- a CDS encoding sulfotransferase, with protein sequence MALKVVGAGFGRTGTLSLKNALEKIGYGPCYHMLEVFPRPDHVALWHSAAFGKPVDWDLLFRDFSATVDWPSTRWWRELADHFPDAKVLLSLRDPESWYQSMRDTIYQPMTWPLSDDAPELVRQQNQMVRKAILDDTFDNRFEDKAHAIAVFNRHNQEVRDTIDSKRLLVFEARQGWEPLCRFLEVSVPDEPYPRVNDTASTQAMILRMREVMRRASQS encoded by the coding sequence ATGGCGTTGAAAGTGGTTGGGGCGGGATTTGGCAGGACTGGCACGTTGTCGCTCAAGAACGCGCTGGAAAAGATCGGCTACGGCCCCTGTTATCACATGTTGGAAGTATTTCCGCGGCCGGATCATGTGGCGCTGTGGCATAGTGCGGCGTTCGGCAAACCGGTCGACTGGGACCTGCTGTTTCGCGACTTCTCCGCAACGGTCGATTGGCCCTCCACTCGATGGTGGCGGGAACTCGCGGATCATTTTCCGGATGCGAAGGTGCTGCTCTCGCTGCGCGACCCGGAGTCCTGGTATCAAAGCATGCGCGACACCATCTATCAGCCAATGACCTGGCCGCTTTCGGATGACGCACCCGAGTTGGTCCGCCAGCAGAACCAGATGGTGCGCAAGGCGATCCTCGACGACACCTTTGACAACCGTTTCGAGGACAAAGCGCACGCGATTGCGGTGTTCAACCGGCACAACCAGGAAGTTCGCGACACGATCGATTCGAAGCGTCTGCTGGTGTTCGAAGCGCGACAAGGGTGGGAGCCCTTATGCCGCTTCCTGGAAGTGTCAGTTCCGGACGAACCCTATCCGCGAGTTAACGACACCGCCTCCACCCAGGCGATGATTTTACGGATGCGCGAAGTAATGCGGCGAGCCTCGCAATCCTGA
- a CDS encoding NAD(P)-binding domain-containing protein: MTRRGFLVVVGCSALLIVGIALALHSSYSPGTLLRGHQTFSADCATCHEPWRGVQVASTGCVDCHGQMPSNPHSDTKVSDPSSGVVAGKSIVNFHDNLACLSCHTDHIGAVVNFAMVSGNNCAWCHQHDSIEDVSAHGKKPMLLMGAPIQLFDKAFSHQQHLADTIDHLQKAQAEVQRLRSAERKKQAATEVAALSAVLDSSGKHLQCHTCHVAQPWRPNAPERLSIAMAGCAISNCHASWRDPELALSSIAPQYAAQRSSDTPQPLLIDYVAADRFQFVRAVFGHSVGHLQSNCIVCHTDMESSAKPGDFHSKRVANCFGCHAHQAGKAGLEQASASGRRIFQGSVAMAAVLPPSAERKVTGCAECHAFHLNYKGAEKVKDFPHPAPLVRPHPAQGLLLAGYGVRLSFPPQGRPQIQIQPTRWRPWTIGLAAMALLAVGAFAYARYLPAVAVAKRVRGSVAPQRIAEVPALDDSYQSNVTGLYVVGETAGTASINLAMRSGRQAVEFVASALKGLKPAPQPEVYDVAIVGCGPAGIGATTTAKSQGLNYIALEKTTAASTIRNYPRGKFVQSTPIDINEYGTFMMEGDNSKEGLVKKWQEMLVTIQVAIQEREEVTEINRAEDFFEISTSSGKNFKTRYVILAIGVRGAPRKLNLPGEAPERVFYNLIEPEEYHDRRILVVGGGNAGAEVTQALANPELRNVVSYSYRDATLGPPVTPENAEKISALQQQGLITAYPMSQLLEIKERKVVLGPRVAQSAANLTGGPGTVVLSEPRELENDVIFAMLGAELPTRLMKSFGIRMMRKGH, encoded by the coding sequence ATGACGCGGCGTGGCTTTCTGGTCGTAGTTGGCTGTTCGGCGCTGCTGATTGTCGGGATCGCGCTTGCGCTGCACAGCAGCTATTCGCCGGGCACCTTGCTGCGCGGCCATCAGACCTTCAGCGCGGATTGCGCAACGTGTCATGAGCCGTGGCGCGGGGTCCAGGTCGCAAGTACCGGGTGCGTCGATTGTCACGGGCAAATGCCGAGCAATCCGCATTCCGATACCAAGGTCAGCGACCCCAGCTCAGGAGTAGTTGCGGGCAAGTCGATCGTCAATTTCCACGACAACCTCGCCTGCCTGTCTTGTCACACCGATCACATCGGCGCCGTGGTCAATTTCGCAATGGTGTCTGGCAACAACTGCGCGTGGTGCCACCAGCACGACTCGATCGAGGACGTGAGTGCGCACGGCAAGAAGCCGATGCTGCTGATGGGTGCCCCAATCCAGCTCTTCGACAAGGCGTTCTCCCATCAACAGCACCTTGCGGACACCATCGATCACCTGCAAAAGGCGCAGGCCGAGGTGCAGAGGCTGCGCTCTGCGGAACGAAAGAAGCAGGCCGCAACCGAGGTCGCCGCGCTGAGCGCGGTGCTCGACTCCTCCGGAAAGCACCTGCAGTGCCACACCTGTCACGTGGCGCAGCCGTGGCGGCCGAACGCGCCCGAGCGCCTTTCGATCGCGATGGCCGGGTGCGCGATTAGCAACTGCCATGCGAGCTGGCGCGATCCGGAGCTGGCGCTGAGCTCGATCGCTCCGCAGTACGCGGCCCAGCGTTCCTCGGATACGCCGCAACCCCTCCTAATCGACTATGTCGCGGCCGATCGCTTTCAGTTCGTCCGGGCGGTGTTCGGGCATTCCGTGGGCCACCTCCAGTCCAACTGCATCGTCTGCCATACCGACATGGAGAGTTCGGCCAAGCCCGGCGACTTCCACAGCAAACGAGTTGCGAATTGTTTCGGCTGTCACGCGCACCAGGCTGGCAAGGCCGGATTGGAGCAGGCCTCCGCGTCGGGCCGCCGCATTTTCCAGGGCAGCGTCGCGATGGCGGCGGTGCTCCCACCCTCCGCAGAAAGAAAGGTCACCGGCTGCGCCGAGTGTCATGCCTTCCATCTCAATTACAAGGGCGCGGAGAAGGTGAAAGACTTTCCGCATCCCGCGCCCCTGGTGCGTCCCCATCCGGCCCAGGGGCTGCTACTGGCAGGCTATGGCGTCCGGTTGTCCTTTCCTCCGCAAGGTAGACCGCAGATTCAGATCCAACCCACGCGGTGGCGCCCGTGGACGATCGGCCTTGCCGCAATGGCGCTGCTGGCGGTCGGCGCCTTTGCCTACGCGCGCTATCTGCCGGCGGTCGCGGTCGCCAAGCGTGTACGCGGAAGCGTCGCTCCGCAGCGAATCGCGGAGGTACCCGCGCTCGACGACAGCTATCAGAGCAACGTCACCGGGCTATACGTCGTGGGCGAGACGGCGGGTACCGCATCGATCAACCTGGCGATGCGTTCCGGGAGGCAGGCGGTCGAATTTGTCGCCAGCGCGCTCAAGGGACTTAAGCCGGCCCCGCAACCCGAGGTCTACGACGTGGCGATCGTGGGATGCGGGCCAGCGGGAATCGGCGCGACGACTACCGCAAAGAGCCAGGGCCTCAACTACATCGCGCTCGAAAAGACCACTGCCGCGAGCACGATCCGAAATTATCCGCGCGGCAAATTTGTGCAATCCACGCCGATCGACATCAATGAATACGGCACCTTCATGATGGAAGGCGATAATTCCAAGGAGGGACTGGTCAAGAAGTGGCAGGAGATGCTGGTGACCATTCAGGTCGCCATCCAGGAACGCGAGGAGGTCACGGAAATCAACCGCGCCGAAGACTTTTTTGAAATCTCGACGTCATCGGGCAAGAACTTCAAGACGCGGTACGTGATTCTCGCCATCGGGGTGCGCGGAGCGCCTCGCAAGCTTAACCTGCCTGGCGAAGCGCCCGAGCGGGTCTTCTACAATCTCATCGAACCCGAGGAATACCACGACCGGCGTATCCTGGTAGTGGGCGGCGGCAACGCGGGAGCGGAGGTAACGCAGGCGCTGGCGAATCCGGAACTGCGCAACGTGGTAAGTTATTCCTACCGCGATGCTACTCTCGGACCGCCCGTCACCCCGGAGAATGCGGAGAAAATCAGCGCACTACAGCAGCAAGGTCTGATAACTGCCTACCCGATGAGCCAGTTGCTGGAAATCAAGGAGCGGAAGGTGGTTCTTGGACCCCGCGTGGCGCAATCTGCTGCCAACCTCACCGGAGGGCCGGGCACCGTCGTTCTCTCAGAGCCCAGGGAACTGGAAAACGACGTCATCTTCGCGATGCTGGGCGCGGAACTGCCGACCCGGCTTATGAAGTCCTTCGGGATACGAATGATGCGGAAGGGGCACTAG
- a CDS encoding NAD(P)/FAD-dependent oxidoreductase: MADTHDNPAIGMMSGLTKPKRPQEYYEEIKKKFGEERDLRLNYRPEGTAQYTSELTGPLARYEVDPFGSEVTPREPINDTVEVLFIGGGFSALLTSARLRERGVESIRIVERGADVGGTWYWNRYPGVACDVVAYDYLPLLDETGYVPTRHYARGDEIFSYCQAIAKRYNLYELAVFQTTVTSTAWDEAEQMWHVTTDRGDHMKARFVICANGTLSKPKLSKIKGMETFKGYSFHTSRWDYEYTGPDLSRLSDKVVGIIGTGATAVQAIPELGANAKELYVFQRTPSSIDIRDDWETDPEWAKRLKPGWQTKRRAKARMEPELTPEQKARYEAMSREEKVRRQENANIDAMMRIHKRIEETVKDKATAEALKPWYMLMCKRPCFHDDYLPTFNLPNVHLIDTQGKGITEINEKGPIFEGKQYELDVLIYATGFEVQKTGIYNRIVGEGGRDLNDKYASGIRTMLGIHTQGYPNLFIMGGYQASFQFNLTDMLQAQGDHIAVCIDYARRSGHQAIDVTPESEEQWVQEVIAHRGKTTRNQDCTPGYYNFEGEFQRRQDGNYNGGFNAYCKHLDAVGANMEKHFVFTKK, translated from the coding sequence ATGGCAGATACCCACGACAACCCGGCGATCGGCATGATGAGTGGTCTTACCAAGCCCAAACGGCCGCAGGAATACTACGAGGAAATCAAGAAGAAGTTCGGCGAAGAGCGAGACCTCCGGCTGAACTACCGACCGGAGGGGACTGCGCAATACACCTCTGAGCTGACCGGACCACTGGCCAGGTACGAGGTGGATCCGTTCGGCAGCGAGGTTACGCCCCGCGAGCCGATCAACGATACCGTCGAAGTCCTATTCATCGGGGGTGGGTTTTCCGCCCTGTTGACTTCCGCCCGCCTGCGCGAACGCGGAGTCGAGAGCATTCGCATCGTCGAGCGCGGCGCCGACGTGGGCGGGACCTGGTATTGGAACCGCTATCCCGGCGTGGCATGCGATGTGGTCGCATACGACTACCTGCCGCTGCTCGATGAAACCGGTTACGTGCCCACCCGCCACTACGCGCGGGGCGATGAGATTTTCTCGTACTGCCAGGCCATCGCAAAAAGGTACAACCTCTACGAACTCGCGGTCTTTCAGACCACGGTCACCTCCACGGCGTGGGACGAAGCCGAACAGATGTGGCATGTCACCACCGACCGCGGCGACCACATGAAGGCGCGGTTCGTAATCTGCGCCAATGGCACTCTGTCCAAGCCCAAGCTCTCCAAGATCAAGGGAATGGAGACTTTCAAAGGGTATTCCTTCCACACCTCGCGCTGGGACTACGAGTACACCGGGCCGGATCTCTCACGCCTGTCCGACAAGGTCGTGGGGATCATCGGCACGGGAGCGACCGCCGTGCAGGCCATTCCGGAGCTCGGCGCGAACGCCAAGGAACTGTATGTGTTCCAGCGGACCCCTTCTTCGATCGATATCCGCGACGATTGGGAAACTGATCCGGAATGGGCAAAAAGGTTGAAGCCCGGGTGGCAGACGAAACGGCGCGCTAAGGCGCGCATGGAACCCGAGCTCACTCCCGAGCAGAAAGCCCGCTATGAGGCGATGTCGCGTGAAGAGAAAGTCCGCCGGCAGGAGAATGCCAACATCGATGCGATGATGCGGATCCACAAGCGCATCGAGGAGACGGTCAAGGACAAAGCGACGGCCGAAGCGCTCAAGCCGTGGTACATGTTGATGTGCAAGCGGCCCTGCTTCCATGACGACTACCTGCCGACCTTCAATTTGCCCAACGTCCATTTGATCGACACGCAGGGGAAAGGAATTACCGAAATAAACGAGAAGGGTCCGATATTCGAGGGTAAGCAGTACGAACTTGACGTGCTCATCTACGCGACCGGTTTCGAGGTGCAGAAAACCGGCATCTACAACCGGATTGTGGGGGAGGGCGGACGCGACCTGAACGACAAATATGCCAGTGGCATCCGCACCATGCTGGGTATCCACACGCAAGGCTACCCCAATCTGTTCATCATGGGTGGCTACCAGGCGTCTTTTCAGTTCAACCTGACCGACATGCTGCAGGCGCAAGGCGATCACATCGCGGTGTGCATCGACTACGCGCGCCGCAGCGGCCATCAGGCGATCGACGTCACCCCCGAGTCTGAGGAACAGTGGGTGCAGGAGGTCATCGCGCATCGTGGCAAGACCACTCGCAACCAGGATTGCACTCCCGGGTACTACAACTTTGAGGGCGAGTTTCAGCGTCGTCAGGACGGCAACTACAACGGCGGATTCAACGCGTACTGCAAACACCTCGACGCGGTGGGTGCAAACATGGAGAAGCACTTCGTCTTCACCAAGAAGTAA